The region GAGGCTAACATAACCCTCATCGCCGATTCGCCGCTGCGCGCTTTACTGGTAGATTTGCCGGTGTAACAAGAAGGTGCGGATCGCTGCACCAGGAGTCATAAAATGAGTACTATCACACAGCAAAATAAAGTCACGAAGTTGACTGTTTCACCCGCCCCGCAGGAAGCGTCTACACGCGCCGGAGCGCATTCAGAGTTTACCTACGATTGTATGCTCAGCGAGCTGGAAGCCATTATCGCTGAAGCCGAAGTCCGTCTGGCCGAGGAAGAAGCCGCCTGACGTACGCTCTCCGGGCGGGCCTTATGGCTCGCCTGCTCCTGCCCCCCCTTATTTGCCGCAGCGTAATTCTCCCGGTCTGACGAAAATTATCCTGCCGTCTGCTAACATACCGGGCGCCATCCACGCCAGCAGATTCGCGTCCACAAAAATATCTTTACCCTGTCAGTTTCCGATTTTCCCCTCGTTTACCGGCTCTTCGCATCAAAAGCATAACGTCCTTTGCGCCGCGCATGAAAATAGCCTCTCATGCCGGACACGATCTGGATTATGGAAAAGATGATGAGGATTATCAGAGGTAAAATATGAAAAAAATCGTACTCCTGGGGTTAACGCTGTTGAGCACAACCTGCCTCGCAGCGGAGGATAAAGCGGCTACCCTGTCTGTCAACGGATTAGTGCATCGGTCCTTAAGTTGTACCGTTTCCCTGAGCCGCCCTGCGGTCGATTTAAAGACCCAGGCAATTGGAAGAATACCTAAAGTCGCAACCAGCCCAATAAACACGACGTCGTCCGTCCTGGTGGTAGCCTCCATTACTGGCGCAGGCTGTAAAGATTACACCAATATCAAGAATTACTACGCGCGTACGGCGATCCAGTTTAGCGGCGTTGCAGACAGCAATGACAGCACCGTTCTTGCCAATACAGCCAGTGATGACACCGCCGCAAAAGGTATCGCCGTTGGTCTGTATACGATCGAGGGCGTTCGGTTTAAAATCAACAGAAATATCCCTTTAAGTGATGGCCAGTTCCCCTTCTTTATCGGAATGGTCAAAGTCAATGATACCCCCACTACCGGTAAGGTGCAGTCGTCCCTGACCGTTTCCGTAGAGCACCTTTAAGCAATCGATCTTCTGCTCTCAAAGCAAAAACCCCGCATAAAGCGGAGTTCTTACTTAACGATGTTGAAGATGACCGATAAGCCGCGTGCTTTTCACAGAGAGCGTCGTGGTAAGTCATACATTTGGGCTTTGCCCAAAAAGCAAAACCCCGCCGGAGCGGCGTTTTTTAAAGTGTGAAGATGACCGATAAG is a window of Cronobacter muytjensii ATCC 51329 DNA encoding:
- a CDS encoding fimbrial protein, whose protein sequence is MKKIVLLGLTLLSTTCLAAEDKAATLSVNGLVHRSLSCTVSLSRPAVDLKTQAIGRIPKVATSPINTTSSVLVVASITGAGCKDYTNIKNYYARTAIQFSGVADSNDSTVLANTASDDTAAKGIAVGLYTIEGVRFKINRNIPLSDGQFPFFIGMVKVNDTPTTGKVQSSLTVSVEHL